Proteins encoded together in one Nitrospirota bacterium window:
- a CDS encoding Wzz/FepE/Etk N-terminal domain-containing protein translates to MTPVTEDVPTTAQEEQVELIDYLEVLWKHRWLIGLGTAALVALAVVYGLVTPKSYQASLLLKVGTVFTAASAGETRLGLIEDPKTISQVLTGDAMLEKLRSHLGADKLTLSAMRNALKVKVIKNDLDVAATTLVELSLRLSDPQQVVDGLTFLANELVDEHSRQYQAGLAIIDREQESLREKNHVAGLQQETLKRQITDLRAQMVGESKYRETVERNISRLESEMSQARTRLSEAKPNASEALWEQTLFQSRQMHLDELYRERNESELRGRKAQTDIYDVESSLTQMAGQRADYENRIVELAASRTRSENTKVRSAPVLPTVPVGPRRLIVVVLAAMVGLFGFAVLAFFVEYIRSAKRRRLYGEQLFPG, encoded by the coding sequence ATGACGCCTGTTACCGAAGACGTTCCGACAACGGCCCAAGAGGAGCAGGTCGAGCTGATCGACTACCTCGAGGTGTTGTGGAAGCACCGTTGGCTCATCGGCCTCGGCACCGCTGCATTGGTGGCGCTCGCCGTCGTGTACGGGCTGGTCACGCCCAAGAGCTACCAAGCGTCTCTCCTGCTCAAGGTCGGCACCGTCTTCACGGCTGCCAGCGCTGGGGAGACACGCCTCGGACTGATCGAGGACCCCAAGACCATTTCCCAGGTCCTGACCGGCGACGCCATGCTCGAAAAACTGCGCAGTCATCTTGGTGCAGATAAGCTCACGCTGTCTGCGATGCGCAACGCGCTGAAGGTGAAAGTCATCAAGAACGATCTCGACGTCGCAGCCACGACATTGGTGGAACTCTCGCTTAGACTCTCCGATCCGCAGCAGGTCGTCGATGGCCTGACGTTTCTGGCCAATGAATTGGTCGACGAGCACTCGCGACAGTACCAGGCTGGGCTGGCGATCATTGATCGCGAGCAGGAGAGCCTTCGGGAGAAGAATCACGTGGCGGGATTGCAGCAAGAGACGCTCAAACGCCAGATCACGGACCTCCGGGCGCAAATGGTCGGGGAGTCCAAATACCGGGAAACAGTGGAGCGTAACATCTCGCGCCTGGAGAGTGAGATGAGCCAGGCGCGGACCCGCCTGTCCGAGGCCAAACCCAACGCATCGGAAGCTTTGTGGGAGCAGACCTTGTTTCAGAGTAGGCAAATGCACCTGGACGAGCTCTACCGGGAGCGCAATGAGAGCGAGCTCCGCGGTCGCAAAGCGCAAACCGACATCTATGACGTGGAAAGCTCGCTGACCCAGATGGCCGGCCAACGCGCGGACTATGAAAATCGGATCGTGGAACTGGCCGCGTCGCGCACACGCTCGGAGAACACCAAGGTCCGCAGCGCGCCGGTGCTGCCTACGGTTCCAGTCGGCCCGCGGCGGCTGATCGTGGTCGTGCTGGCTGCGATGGTGGGGCTGTTCGGGTTCGCGGTCCTTGCGTTTTTCGTAGAGTACATTCGCAGCGCAAAGCGTCGCCGGCTCTACGGGGAGCAACTCTTTCCAGGGTAA
- a CDS encoding HEPN domain-containing protein has translation MTSGSLARSYLKKAMARLEILDVLLRNGAYSDVIREAQEVVELALKAMLRSVGIEPPKVHDVGSFLKEHRGRFVAEVSARVDRLAEISKELRKDRELSFYGDIDFIPTEEYDVDDAKKAREGAYHVVETARMVVSEAP, from the coding sequence ATGACGAGCGGCTCGCTGGCGAGGAGCTATCTCAAAAAAGCGATGGCTCGTCTCGAAATCCTGGACGTGCTGCTCCGGAACGGAGCGTACTCCGACGTCATTCGAGAAGCGCAGGAAGTCGTCGAACTCGCGTTGAAGGCGATGCTTCGTTCGGTCGGAATCGAACCGCCAAAAGTCCATGACGTCGGTTCGTTTCTGAAAGAACATCGCGGCCGATTTGTTGCCGAGGTGTCGGCTCGAGTCGATCGGTTGGCCGAAATTTCCAAGGAGCTCAGAAAAGACCGCGAGCTCTCGTTCTATGGGGATATAGACTTCATTCCGACCGAAGAGTACGACGTGGATGACGCCAAAAAAGCACGCGAGGGTGCCTACCACGTCGTCGAAACCGCACGGATGGTGGTTTCCGAGGCCCCGTGA
- a CDS encoding nucleotidyltransferase domain-containing protein: MAEFPTKVARVLDCIVAHARDDANVLAVALYGSHARGDARPDSDIDVCLMLEPARYEPLALSEKKLEYLGLSDADVQVFQQLPLYIRHRVLKEAKFLFVRDEDRLYELAFRTAQAWEDFRPYYQRYLDEVARG; encoded by the coding sequence ATGGCGGAGTTCCCAACCAAAGTCGCGAGGGTACTCGATTGCATCGTGGCGCACGCCCGTGACGACGCCAACGTCCTCGCGGTGGCGTTGTACGGCAGCCACGCCCGCGGCGACGCACGGCCCGACTCGGACATCGACGTGTGCCTGATGCTCGAGCCGGCTCGGTATGAGCCCCTAGCGCTGTCGGAAAAAAAACTGGAGTATTTGGGGCTGAGCGACGCCGACGTGCAGGTGTTCCAGCAACTCCCGCTCTACATTCGTCACCGTGTGCTCAAGGAAGCGAAGTTCCTCTTCGTGCGGGACGAAGACCGCCTTTACGAGCTGGCATTTCGCACGGCGCAAGCGTGGGAGGACTTTCGGCCGTACTACCAGCGCTACTTGGACGAGGTCGCGCGTGGTTGA
- a CDS encoding Wzz/FepE/Etk N-terminal domain-containing protein: MPYRSETVEIEHEREAQLATHEDWEPTLQDYARVVWGGRWLIVTLVALATTAALGASVTIPKTFSAQTTIMPFEQDRGGSLSSALAGSLGGRLGIENSSDKLVAVLQSRRVAGMVVDELGLEAALAQATGKKPTRDEAIEAVQKRIVKVSGPGRGVITVRAQWRDPEMAAAIANATVSSAGRFLNERSISMNFQILDEAVPPRKPIGPRMLLNMVLAGILSGFAALVVVFVREYVKSLREHRSFNGRPASNGYENG, translated from the coding sequence ATGCCGTATCGCTCTGAAACCGTCGAGATCGAACACGAGCGGGAGGCCCAACTCGCGACCCATGAGGATTGGGAGCCGACCCTGCAGGACTATGCACGCGTCGTGTGGGGAGGGCGGTGGTTGATTGTGACGCTGGTGGCGCTCGCCACAACCGCCGCGCTCGGGGCGAGCGTGACTATCCCCAAGACGTTTTCTGCGCAGACCACGATCATGCCGTTCGAGCAGGATCGCGGCGGCAGCCTGTCATCCGCGCTCGCAGGGTCACTGGGAGGAAGGTTGGGTATCGAAAACTCGAGCGATAAGCTCGTGGCCGTGCTCCAGAGCCGGCGTGTCGCCGGCATGGTGGTGGACGAGTTGGGGCTTGAAGCGGCGCTGGCTCAGGCGACCGGGAAGAAACCGACCAGGGATGAAGCGATCGAGGCGGTGCAGAAACGGATCGTCAAGGTCAGCGGGCCGGGTCGCGGGGTCATCACGGTACGCGCCCAGTGGCGCGATCCGGAGATGGCAGCGGCCATTGCCAATGCCACGGTCTCGTCGGCCGGTCGATTCCTCAACGAGCGCTCGATCAGCATGAACTTCCAGATCTTGGACGAGGCGGTCCCGCCGCGTAAGCCCATCGGTCCCAGGATGTTGCTCAACATGGTTCTCGCAGGCATCCTGTCGGGGTTCGCGGCATTGGTGGTCGTGTTTGTCCGGGAGTACGTCAAAAGCCTTCGCGAGCACCGATCCTTCAACGGGCGACCCGCGTCGAACGGCTACGAGAACGGGTGA
- a CDS encoding nucleotide sugar dehydrogenase — protein MPTLDDINNKTATIGVIGLGYVGLPLAVEFAKAGFSVVGIDVDPKKIKAISDQRSYIQDVRDQDLRSVVSKGRLTATTDFSALRKVDAVSICVPTPLRKTKDPDISFIAAATEQVAKYLPQGQLVVLESTTYPGTTNEVMLSELARDGRKVGKDFFLAFSPERVDPGNPTFHTRNTPKIIGGVTPECTKRAVALYRHAVDTVIPVSSTQAAEMVKLLENTFRAINIGLANEVALMCRTLGIDAWEVIDAASTKPFGFMPFYPGPGLGGHCIPIDPLYLSWKLKAFNYNARFIELASEINTKMPEHVVELVADALNGVKKSVNGSKLLIAGVAYKRDVDDVRESPALDIIRLLESKGAKVAYTDPHVASLDVGDGRTLKSVKPDALSGYDAVVIVTDHRAFDYKAMVKQAKLVIDTRNATKNVKEGRGKIVKL, from the coding sequence GTGCCAACACTCGACGACATCAACAACAAGACCGCCACCATCGGCGTTATCGGCCTGGGCTACGTCGGGCTCCCGCTGGCCGTGGAGTTTGCGAAGGCGGGGTTCTCCGTGGTCGGGATCGACGTGGACCCCAAGAAGATCAAGGCGATTTCCGACCAGCGCTCGTATATCCAGGACGTCCGGGATCAGGATCTTCGCTCCGTGGTCTCGAAGGGGCGGTTGACGGCCACGACCGATTTCTCCGCGCTCCGGAAGGTCGACGCGGTCAGCATCTGCGTCCCGACGCCGTTGCGAAAGACCAAAGACCCGGACATTTCCTTTATCGCGGCTGCGACCGAGCAGGTCGCCAAGTACCTGCCGCAAGGCCAGCTCGTGGTGCTGGAGAGCACCACGTATCCCGGCACCACCAACGAGGTCATGCTCTCGGAGCTGGCCAGGGACGGGCGCAAGGTCGGCAAGGATTTTTTTCTGGCGTTTTCGCCTGAGCGCGTGGATCCGGGCAACCCGACCTTCCACACGCGGAACACCCCGAAGATCATCGGCGGCGTCACTCCCGAGTGCACCAAACGCGCGGTCGCGCTCTACCGCCACGCGGTCGATACCGTCATTCCAGTGAGCTCGACGCAGGCCGCTGAGATGGTGAAGCTGCTCGAGAACACGTTCCGCGCCATCAACATCGGCTTGGCGAACGAAGTGGCGCTCATGTGCCGGACCCTGGGGATCGACGCGTGGGAAGTCATCGACGCGGCCTCCACCAAGCCGTTCGGGTTCATGCCGTTCTACCCCGGACCGGGGTTGGGCGGGCACTGCATCCCGATCGACCCGTTGTATCTCTCATGGAAGCTCAAAGCCTTCAACTACAACGCCCGGTTCATCGAGCTGGCGAGCGAGATCAACACCAAGATGCCCGAGCACGTGGTGGAGCTGGTGGCCGACGCGCTGAACGGAGTCAAGAAGAGCGTGAACGGGTCCAAGCTGCTGATCGCGGGCGTGGCGTACAAGCGCGACGTGGACGACGTGCGCGAGTCACCCGCCCTCGACATCATCCGCCTCCTCGAATCCAAAGGAGCCAAGGTGGCCTACACCGATCCGCACGTGGCGTCATTGGACGTGGGCGACGGGCGGACACTCAAATCCGTCAAACCGGATGCTCTGTCTGGTTATGACGCCGTGGTGATCGTGACCGACCACCGCGCGTTCGACTACAAGGCGATGGTCAAGCAGGCCAAGCTGGTGATCGATACGCGAAATGCCACGAAGAATGTGAAAGAGGGACGGGGAAAGATCGTCAAGTTATGA
- the rfbC gene encoding dTDP-4-dehydrorhamnose 3,5-epimerase produces MNVKETPLAGLLVIEPKVFRDSRGFFWETYHARRYAEAGITGPFVQDNTSHSVKGTLRGLHYQLKRPQGKLVWVVRGEVFDVAVDIRRSSPTFGKWHGERLSGEEPRQFYIPPGFAHGFCVLSDSADFMYKCTNLYAPDDERGILWNDPEIGIAWPVSQPVLSAKDQRFARLRDVPATDLFG; encoded by the coding sequence GTGAACGTCAAAGAGACGCCGCTTGCCGGCTTGCTGGTCATCGAGCCCAAGGTCTTTCGCGACAGCCGCGGGTTCTTTTGGGAAACGTACCACGCGCGGCGGTACGCCGAGGCCGGAATTACCGGGCCGTTCGTGCAGGACAACACTTCGCACTCGGTCAAAGGCACGCTGCGCGGGCTGCACTATCAACTCAAGCGGCCGCAGGGCAAATTGGTGTGGGTGGTGCGCGGCGAGGTCTTCGACGTGGCGGTGGATATTCGCCGGAGCTCGCCCACGTTCGGCAAGTGGCACGGCGAGCGGCTGTCAGGCGAGGAGCCTAGACAATTCTACATCCCGCCCGGCTTTGCCCACGGGTTCTGCGTGCTGAGCGACTCGGCCGATTTCATGTACAAGTGCACCAATCTCTATGCGCCGGACGACGAGCGGGGGATCCTGTGGAACGACCCGGAGATCGGGATTGCGTGGCCGGTGTCGCAGCCGGTCCTGTCGGCCAAGGATCAGCGGTTTGCGCGGCTTCGTGACGTGCCTGCAACGGATTTGTTCGGATGA
- a CDS encoding capsule assembly Wzi family protein — MRVAAVAIALLAVHPVFAAEPHLPIHDPVYRGLERLAALGVINEALLKTKPLSRGALGSIVREIRANAETGSDPWIAADVRAIERRLASLGSVTDVVLDGRVVVGEGPPVPTGIERLGDRFNDGGNVRAGVELGGSLGPWAAWGYHPEIRYPVGATDDLDFATRAAYLSIAGAGLALTVGREAMWWGPGFRGSLLLTDYARPFDLVRLEPSRPWRLKWIGATSVHLFVTRLEADRAAIPKPYLAGLRLAFRPHRLLEVGLARTAMFGGEGRPLTADLLWDVIRARGENDQRNPGNQLAGADVTVRIPWRRQPLEFYAEWGGEDHAKWLPSHPAVVAGVYLPKLFGSSRWELRGEYADNAFANVAGVWYQHAVYRSGYTYHGFVIGHPMGTDARMLSLEIERRFTPEWALGALYDGVQSGVFGPGETSGRSAGARLSYDAPTASGQLEYRYTRIEQPGEPSGDDGHVVTASIRTLW; from the coding sequence GTGAGAGTTGCGGCGGTTGCGATCGCGCTGCTCGCCGTTCATCCGGTGTTCGCCGCCGAGCCCCACCTGCCCATCCATGACCCGGTGTATCGGGGTTTGGAGCGGTTGGCGGCTCTGGGCGTCATCAACGAGGCCCTGCTCAAGACCAAGCCGCTCTCGCGGGGGGCCCTGGGTTCGATTGTCCGCGAGATTCGCGCGAACGCCGAGACCGGGTCCGATCCATGGATCGCCGCCGATGTCCGGGCCATTGAACGCCGGCTGGCGTCGCTGGGGTCGGTCACGGACGTGGTGCTCGACGGCCGGGTCGTGGTGGGAGAAGGACCGCCGGTCCCGACCGGCATCGAACGGTTGGGCGATCGATTCAACGACGGAGGCAATGTCCGCGCGGGCGTGGAGCTGGGCGGATCGCTGGGACCATGGGCGGCGTGGGGGTACCACCCCGAGATTCGTTACCCGGTCGGCGCGACCGACGATTTGGATTTCGCAACCCGCGCAGCGTACCTGTCCATTGCCGGCGCCGGTCTGGCGCTGACCGTGGGGCGCGAGGCGATGTGGTGGGGCCCGGGTTTTCGGGGCTCATTGCTGCTGACAGACTATGCCAGGCCGTTCGACCTGGTGCGCCTGGAGCCGAGCCGGCCGTGGCGCCTCAAATGGATCGGCGCAACGTCCGTTCATCTCTTCGTCACCAGGCTCGAAGCCGATCGCGCGGCCATCCCCAAGCCCTATCTGGCCGGATTGCGCCTTGCCTTCCGGCCGCATCGTCTGCTGGAGGTCGGCCTTGCGAGAACCGCGATGTTCGGCGGCGAAGGGCGCCCGCTTACGGCGGATCTGCTCTGGGACGTGATTCGGGCGCGCGGGGAGAACGACCAACGCAATCCAGGCAACCAATTGGCCGGGGCCGACGTAACGGTGAGGATCCCTTGGCGCCGGCAGCCCCTCGAGTTCTACGCGGAGTGGGGGGGCGAGGACCACGCCAAATGGCTGCCGTCGCATCCGGCCGTGGTCGCGGGGGTGTACCTACCCAAGCTGTTCGGCTCGTCACGGTGGGAGCTGCGCGGTGAGTATGCCGACAATGCCTTCGCGAACGTGGCCGGGGTGTGGTATCAACACGCGGTCTATCGGTCGGGTTATACCTACCACGGATTCGTGATCGGTCATCCCATGGGAACCGACGCCAGGATGCTGAGCCTGGAGATCGAGCGCCGTTTCACGCCGGAATGGGCGCTCGGCGCGCTGTACGACGGCGTGCAGAGCGGCGTGTTCGGCCCCGGGGAAACCTCGGGACGGAGCGCGGGAGCGCGGCTTTCATACGACGCGCCGACCGCATCCGGCCAATTGGAGTATCGATACACGCGGATCGAGCAGCCCGGCGAACCATCTGGAGACGACGGGCACGTCGTGACCGCGTCCATTCGGACACTCTGGTGA
- a CDS encoding ATP-binding protein has protein sequence MWIARESESLVRRMARQFPAVLVTGARQTGKTSLLRHLYPRASYLSLDLPANAEAARTAPDALLEEYPAPVVIDEIQYAPSLLKHLKVRIDRDRSPGQYLLTGSQVFALMQGVSESLAGRCGVLNLYTLSKAELSAADYAIDETRYLFLGGYPELHTGADPDLWFPAYVATYLERDVRNVMRVADLPEFNRFLRACALRTSQVLNSSDLARDTGVAPNTARKWLGLLQTSGVVALIEPYFSNRTKRLVKAPKLAFLDTGLAAFLAGFRSERALTTSALVGAFWESHVFGQIVRQAAGRADTALVGYWRTAGGPEVDLVIERAAGALVAIECKWKEQPEPADAAGLRAFGTAEKGRVKEKMIVCRTKAGYKLPDGTWVLDVAHALKRIGARP, from the coding sequence ATGTGGATTGCCAGAGAGTCGGAGTCGCTCGTGCGGCGCATGGCCCGGCAGTTCCCGGCCGTGTTGGTGACCGGCGCTCGGCAGACGGGCAAGACCTCGCTGCTGCGCCATCTCTATCCGCGCGCTTCCTACCTGAGTCTCGATTTGCCGGCCAACGCCGAGGCCGCGCGCACCGCGCCTGACGCGCTGCTCGAAGAGTACCCGGCGCCGGTGGTCATCGACGAGATTCAGTACGCACCCTCGCTGCTCAAGCACCTCAAGGTCAGGATCGACCGGGACCGCTCGCCCGGCCAATATCTGCTGACCGGCTCCCAGGTGTTTGCGCTGATGCAGGGCGTGTCGGAGAGTCTGGCCGGGCGCTGTGGTGTGCTCAACCTGTACACGCTATCTAAGGCCGAGTTGTCTGCTGCGGACTACGCGATCGATGAGACCCGGTACCTGTTTCTTGGAGGGTACCCGGAACTGCACACCGGCGCCGACCCTGATCTGTGGTTTCCGGCGTATGTGGCCACCTACCTGGAACGTGACGTGCGCAATGTCATGCGGGTGGCGGACCTTCCCGAGTTCAATCGCTTCCTGCGCGCGTGCGCGCTGCGAACCTCGCAGGTGCTCAACTCCTCGGACTTGGCTCGTGACACCGGCGTCGCACCGAACACGGCCAGGAAATGGCTGGGCCTGTTGCAGACCTCCGGGGTCGTGGCGCTGATCGAGCCCTATTTCAGCAACCGCACCAAGCGACTGGTCAAGGCGCCCAAGCTCGCGTTTCTGGACACGGGACTGGCCGCGTTCCTCGCAGGATTTCGTTCCGAGCGCGCGCTGACAACGTCCGCACTCGTCGGCGCGTTCTGGGAATCGCACGTGTTCGGGCAAATCGTGCGCCAAGCCGCCGGCCGCGCCGATACCGCGCTCGTGGGCTACTGGCGCACCGCGGGCGGGCCGGAGGTGGACCTGGTGATCGAGCGCGCGGCCGGGGCGCTGGTGGCGATCGAGTGCAAATGGAAGGAGCAGCCCGAGCCGGCGGATGCCGCGGGACTGCGGGCGTTCGGGACCGCGGAAAAGGGACGCGTGAAGGAGAAGATGATCGTGTGTCGGACCAAGGCCGGCTACAAACTGCCGGACGGGACCTGGGTGCTGGACGTGGCGCACGCCCTGAAACGCATAGGAGCCCGTCCATGA
- a CDS encoding DUF86 domain-containing protein — MVDDVLLAKAAIIERCLKRIAEDYIGHEAEFAEDCMRQDAIILNLQRACEAAIDGAMHLVRTGHLGLPQESREAFSLMQKAGLLEPQLGDKMRAMVGFRNVAVHDYGSLNLDIVRAIVEKRLGDLRAFAKLLIQHAG, encoded by the coding sequence ATGGTGGATGATGTCTTATTGGCGAAGGCGGCCATCATCGAGCGCTGCCTGAAGCGGATTGCCGAAGACTACATCGGCCATGAAGCCGAGTTCGCCGAGGACTGTATGCGGCAGGACGCCATCATCTTGAACCTGCAGCGCGCGTGTGAAGCCGCGATCGACGGGGCCATGCACCTGGTCCGAACCGGACACCTCGGGCTCCCGCAAGAGAGCCGGGAGGCGTTTTCCTTGATGCAAAAGGCGGGGCTGCTCGAACCGCAGCTTGGCGACAAAATGCGGGCCATGGTGGGCTTCCGCAATGTTGCGGTGCACGACTACGGCAGTCTCAATCTCGATATCGTGCGCGCGATTGTCGAGAAGCGCTTAGGTGATCTCCGTGCGTTCGCGAAGCTCTTGATCCAGCACGCAGGGTGA
- a CDS encoding nucleotidyltransferase domain-containing protein: protein MTRNFDAAVRCIRDGLPDVVAIYRYGSAGTQHERPDSDVDLAVLPARPLTFDTMLKLSGALSDVAGRQVDLVDLLKAPTILRAQIVAYGERLYCADERAGSVFEDYVFSSYARFNEERRALVADILARGSVYGG, encoded by the coding sequence ATGACTCGCAATTTTGACGCAGCGGTCCGTTGCATTCGCGACGGACTTCCGGACGTGGTGGCGATCTACCGCTACGGTTCTGCCGGAACTCAGCACGAGCGGCCAGACAGCGATGTGGATCTGGCTGTCCTGCCTGCTCGGCCTCTGACGTTTGACACTATGCTCAAACTCAGCGGGGCCCTGAGCGATGTGGCAGGGCGTCAGGTTGATTTGGTGGACCTGCTCAAAGCTCCCACGATCCTTCGCGCTCAAATCGTGGCGTACGGCGAGCGGTTGTATTGCGCCGACGAGCGCGCGGGCAGTGTGTTTGAGGACTACGTGTTCTCCTCGTACGCTCGGTTCAACGAGGAGCGCCGGGCGCTGGTGGCGGACATTCTCGCGCGGGGAAGCGTGTATGGTGGATGA
- a CDS encoding nucleotidyltransferase domain-containing protein — protein sequence MGTLHEAFASLQERVLDAVKAVYGDRLVSVVVYGSVARGTMRFDSDVDLLVVARGLPKGQPRRRIEFQDVERLLEPEMRRLAGLGVTTELSVVFKTPEEVEIGSPLFFDMVEDAKILFDRDGAFARRLDRLRRRMTELGSKRIWKGNAWYWDLKPDYKPGEVFEIL from the coding sequence ATGGGCACGTTACACGAGGCGTTCGCGTCCCTTCAGGAGCGAGTACTCGATGCGGTCAAAGCCGTGTACGGCGACCGTTTGGTGAGTGTCGTCGTATACGGATCAGTGGCACGAGGCACCATGCGGTTCGACTCGGATGTCGATCTGCTGGTCGTCGCCCGGGGGTTGCCTAAAGGGCAGCCTCGCCGTCGCATAGAGTTCCAGGACGTGGAGCGGCTCTTGGAGCCCGAGATGCGGCGCCTCGCAGGCCTCGGCGTCACGACGGAACTCTCGGTGGTGTTTAAGACTCCGGAGGAAGTGGAAATCGGGAGTCCTCTCTTCTTCGATATGGTGGAGGACGCCAAGATCCTGTTCGACCGAGACGGCGCGTTCGCGAGAAGGCTGGATCGCTTGCGGAGGAGGATGACTGAACTGGGATCCAAACGGATCTGGAAAGGTAACGCCTGGTATTGGGACCTGAAGCCGGACTATAAGCCTGGTGAAGTCTTCGAGATATTATGA
- a CDS encoding SDR family oxidoreductase, with protein MTTQQSRLIGGSRYLVTGGAGFIGSHLVETLLTKGHTVRVLDNFATGKRANLDAVMARCKVAPGDPRLTVIEGDIRDPKTCAEAVAGVDYVLHQAALPSVPRSVADPVGTTAVNVTGTLNMLWAAKEAKVKRFVYASSSSVYGDTAVLPKVESLPTNPLSPYAVSKLAGEQFCKVFYRAYGLPTVALRYFNIYGPRQDPESQYAAVIPRFVSALASGRPVTIYGDGKQSRDFTFIDDCVRANLLACRSKHALGEAMNIAYGDRTTINALYTEIARLLKVSAKPEYVDPRPGDVKHSLAGLTRADALLGYKPRVNIKAGLKRVVAAFQNPVR; from the coding sequence ATGACAACGCAGCAGTCGCGCCTTATCGGCGGATCACGGTACTTGGTCACCGGCGGCGCCGGCTTCATCGGTTCTCACCTGGTAGAGACCCTGTTGACCAAGGGCCACACTGTCCGAGTCCTCGACAACTTTGCGACGGGGAAGCGCGCGAATCTCGATGCGGTCATGGCCCGGTGCAAGGTCGCTCCGGGCGATCCGAGGCTGACGGTGATCGAAGGCGACATCCGCGATCCCAAGACTTGCGCGGAGGCCGTGGCGGGGGTGGACTATGTCCTGCACCAGGCCGCGCTGCCCTCCGTCCCTCGATCCGTGGCCGACCCGGTGGGCACGACCGCGGTCAATGTCACTGGCACGCTTAATATGTTGTGGGCGGCCAAAGAGGCCAAGGTCAAACGGTTCGTGTACGCGTCATCGTCGTCCGTGTATGGGGATACGGCGGTGCTGCCCAAGGTGGAGTCGCTCCCGACCAACCCGCTGTCGCCCTATGCCGTGAGCAAGCTGGCCGGCGAACAGTTCTGCAAGGTCTTTTATCGGGCGTACGGTCTGCCCACCGTGGCGCTCCGGTACTTCAACATTTACGGTCCCAGGCAGGACCCTGAGTCGCAATACGCGGCCGTGATTCCGCGATTCGTGTCGGCGCTGGCATCGGGCCGGCCCGTGACGATCTACGGTGACGGCAAGCAGTCGCGTGACTTCACGTTCATCGACGATTGCGTGCGCGCCAACCTGCTCGCGTGCCGCAGCAAACACGCGCTGGGCGAAGCCATGAACATCGCGTACGGCGACCGCACCACGATCAATGCGCTGTACACCGAGATCGCGCGGTTGTTGAAAGTCTCCGCCAAACCCGAATACGTGGATCCCCGGCCCGGCGACGTGAAACACTCCCTGGCCGGTCTGACGCGCGCCGACGCGCTCCTGGGGTACAAACCCAGGGTGAACATCAAGGCGGGACTGAAGCGGGTGGTCGCGGCTTTCCAGAACCCAGTCCGTTGA